The region GCTAGGTAGTGGGGTCACTCGCCAGGTAGTGCTAGAGTCACCAAAGAGTGGTCAAATCGCCTCGGGGGGGACCCATTGATCATAAAGGGCAAGCTTAGAGcccaagtccacaagacatgTCTGAAGCATAAAGGCTAAGAGTGTCTTCATGTCTAGCCTTGATCTTCTTTCGCCCAGTCCCCACACACACCTTCGCCACAGTTGTCTTGCAATCTTTGGGAATGAAATCGCCTCTTGGGAGGAACTAGTGATCATAAAGGGCCTGCCCAATCCATGTTGGGAAACAACACtgctgaagaaaaataaaacacaatcacaacacaagaaaattacgtggaaactccaaaaccggagaaaaaaccacgaccgttgCCTAAATTCACTACAAGAAAAAGGGCATTTTGCGGCGgtcattttgcggcggtttccCTAAACCGCCGCCAAAATGTTTTTTGCGGCGGTTTAATCGACCGACGCAAGTATGTTAATTTTGCGGCGGTTGTATGGTATTTAGCGGCGGTTGGTAGGTGTTtcgtttaaaaaaattatatcagaTTTGTCGCGGCGGTTAAAACCGCCGCAGTTTACTAATAATGTGCGGCGGTTGTTGAGGcggtttgttgttgttttttttttaaataacctGCGTCGGTTGGGCCTTACAACCGCCGCAAGATTacaatttcacacaaatttgGCCCAAACCTAAGATTTCACTTTCCCTCTCCCAATTTTACTTTCCCTCACTTATTTTAATTTCCCCAATTTTACTTTCCctcttgttaaaaaaaaaaaagaaactaccGATCCCTAAAACCCCAATTTTACAATTTCACGTTCTGTTCTTCTTTGTTCCCTTGCTTCAGCGTCTGCAGCGTAGGGTTCTTCAGCGTCTTCTCCtttcctctcttctcttctcctttccACTCCTCTCCTCTCTTGTGTCTGGTTTCACTATTTTACAATCCTTAATTTTGATTTCTTCGTGTTTGTTCAGGTTGATGTTCATCTCCTCTCTCACTACTGGAATTGGAACGTCTTTCTTGTGTTCGTATTTTATTATCCCTAGGTATTAACTCCAATACTTCCTTTCTAAATTTAGAAATACATGAAATCTGCCAAtgaactattttaaaaaattgataagTTCTGTGTGTCCAGTGTGTACATgctccacctatttttattgttGGAAACAAATCTATAACAGACTCAGAGTTGTTTCCTATTTGTACACAGGTTTTTGAGATTACATCCTTTCGTTATTATGTTGATTGAAAATGGTACCACTTTGTTTCCTTAACATATATTTTACTAGGTGAGCAAGCATATGCTGATAAGTTAATTTAATCAATGAATCAGTGATAACCATCATGTATACACCAGgcgcttattaaaaaaataatgtataCACCAGGTTATGAAATTACTGGGAACATCTTAAGAAATTTAATGATTTTTCTTTTACTGTATTTATGCGTTGGTTTGTATTTAGAAGGCATCTAAATACACCACTTGGTGCTAGTTTATATACATCTGGATATATATTTGACTATCCAAGTATTTGCTACCatgttatatgtattgttaAAGAGTCAATTGTCTAAATGCTTATGCTGTTTGCTGAAGGCCCAACAATGGTGTCATCCCTAACCTTTGAAGTGTGATTAAGGGATACAAGGATCAACTTTTAGATGTCTTTGTTAAGAAGGCTTGAAATTATGTATGCTAGTGAACCAACAATCCAAAAAACATGTTATATTTACTGTTAAAGAACCAATTATCTAAATGCTTATGCTGTTTGCTGAAGGCCCATGAATGAGGTCATCCCTAACCTTTGAAGTTTGGATAAGGGATACAAGGACCAACTTTTAGACATCTTTGTCAAGAAGGGCTTGAAACTATGTATGCTTGTGCTCTCTTTTTACTAGTTTAGTTCGTTTGGCTCTTTTTTACTAGTTAGTTGTTTTAATAGGTAGATTTCTTCCACTTCTTTTAGCCTATTATGTTTCTTATTCTGTTATGTATGTTCCTTTGTTGCTTTATCTCACTTGAGAGAGGTTGTTCTCAAGAACTCTTTTATTCTTGTACTTGGACCTTGGTATCCAGAAATAGATTCACCATTCCATGGCTCTGATCTGACTCAATAGAACCTAATCTAGCCCTAGTAACATTTATATTCCGAGTTCTGAAGACTTATAAAACTGCCCTATCATTCAACAGTCCTATTGGATATTCTTAGTTATTATACATTGACATAAAACTGCCCTATCATCGCCAGTTTGCCACAAATATAACCTAACAACTCTAGAATCTATCATGCAACCTCAACACTATTCTTGAAGGAAAAGAAGTACACTACACCTACAAAGCCAGCCTAGCAATCGAAAAAAGTACACATTATTTCAAACTATGTTAATGGATTACTCTGCTATTTATTTCCCATTACTTTATCCAATCCAAGTTAGTCCTACCAAACTTAAAGCCCAACCAAAAACATAAACTAGTTGCTGTGAAATAAAATTTGACAGCTGATTTGTTAAACTATCAAGAACATGTTTACATAACTGCTTGAAATAAATAGCAGAAATGCAAAAGAGAGGTAGAGGGGTACtcagagatagagagagagaaataacAAATTATGCAGCAGGGAAGATACATTAATATACACCAATGCATGTGTGTAAATTAACATAAATAATTTACTAACTGGTTTTTTGTTATTTGAAGAACCAACCGCCCCAGTTGCACATGCATCCTTTATAGGCAATGCTTTTGTCTCCAAAGGTTGTTTTGCTGTAGCAGCAATTAGCAATAGTAACAAAACCATGTCAGATGCTAAGAAAAAGAAGAACTAGAAGACATCATTAGAGCAACAAGGAGATCTGATAGCATGTGTGGACCTTATTGGTATGCGATTCATTTCTTAACACTTTCTGACTATGCAATATTTTCATTACCTTATATTTTGTCACAAATAAAATTGTTCATATTTTACTTGCAGATGATGAGGGGGCTATTACGGTTCATAGTTTACTATGCGATGATTTGAAGTTTGATCTTCCAGGAGGTAGGAAAATTGTTGTACAATGGGATGAGCTTGGTCGACCTGTTGGAAATGGTGCTGGAGTTTTGGGAGTATTTTTAGGGGTACTTGCATCTTGTGCTTCTAAATTGCCAATCACCTATGAGAGATGGCCAAAAGTTGCTGCAATACACAAGAATCAGGTTTGGGCTACTATAAAGCTATGAAtcataataaattataatttttgctTATTGACATTATCTAATACACTTTACTAAATGAATTTATTTTTGTAGGAAAAATTTCAAGTCAATGAGGATGGACATAAAAAAGTCATAATGGAAAGTCTTGGGAAGAAATGGAGGGATAATCGTAGTAGAATGTTTGTTGAATGTTATGATGACAAACAAACTTGGGAAACAAATCTTCAGGAACGCCCAGAAGGTGTTCCGTTGGATCAATGGGTCTCTTACCTACACTATAAATTGTCTGATAAAGGGAAGGTAATATCATTAAATTGTTTTGGTTCTTAATCTCATGTTTCAGCACCTTATTTTCTCCGTGAACATGTACTGGTTTTAGTTTCTTCATAATGATATCATGTACTGGTTTTAAGATTCTTGATATTTGCTACTGTCAATGAAGAAGGCAGCCAATTTTCTTTGTGGTGGAAGACAActaacattattattattttgtcaATGTAGTCTTATTCTGAGAAGAACACTGCTAACCGACGCAAGCAGAAGATCCCTCATACACTCGGGTCTAAATCTATTGCAAGGAAACAATATGAGTTGGTATAGTCTGTTTACAATTTTTTACACTTGATTACTAATTTTGTACTAGTTTCATACTTTGTAATCTTAAATCTAAAGTTATTATTTCATTAGATTACTAATTTCATGCTTTGTAATAGGAATCTCAAACTGATAGACCATATAGTAGGTTAGAAATGTACACTATTGCCCACAAGAAGAAAGATGGATCATTTGTGAACGAAGAGGCTAGACAACAGATTGTGAGTACAATGTTGTTTATGagtttctattttaatttacaACCTTACAAAATTCTGTTTTAACATTgtacatgtttaatttttatataggAACAACTTGAAATGGAAGTTGATAACAATGCTTCTGAAGAAGATGCATTCATAACTGTAATTGGGAAAGAGCATCATGGATATGTACGAGGCATGGGTTTCGGTGTTTGCCCCTCTAAAGTCTTCAAAGGTTATGGGAGCACATCAACCAATGGTTCTTCTGCACAAGTTAACAAGCTTCAATTAGAATTGGAAACAGAGCGTGCCAGAGTTGATACTTTGGTACAAGAAGTTGAAAGATTTAAAGGCTTAGAAGAAAAGCTTGCATTTGTTATGCAACAATTGGCTGGCCAAGGATTTAATAGGGTAAGAAACTGAATTTGCAATTAATTGGCTGTTCAATAATGTGTGCAAGATAAACTAAGGCTACTTGATTATCTTGGTTAAGACTGAGCAAGATAAATTCTGGTTATATTATAGTGGTTTACTTGTTCTGTTTTACTGGTTTTGGTTATGTTTGACTGCAGCATGCTTTTGTTTCACTTGTTGGTTGTTCAGACTTTAGATATGACAGTATGGAGACTATTTCCTTACTAAGGCTGAGATATTTTAGGGTGATTGTATTAATTGCTTGGTGGGCTAAGGCCATTGTAAAGATAGTATATTCTGAGATGGCTAGCTAGTACCATCCTTGTTTTTTCTCTCATTGTTATTTGGTTTGTAGTACACCTAGTACTTctctattatatatatttttgccaTTGTGCATTTAGctgaatattaataaaaattaactacttGCAGGTTACTGATTCAGGCTCTCCAAACGAACCAAGGCCATCTTCGTCCGCTAGTCATAATCCCGGAAACAATGGACCGTCTTCTTAGCTTCATGTAGGATTGGGGGAATGATTTAAGACTGAGCTTTTTTTGAATTATTCTACTGAACTTGTCACTTTAGTAGTTGGATCTAGTGTTTCTTATGCTGATGTTAATGTTGGACCATTTACATGTTTGTACTGAATTTAACATTTTAGTAGTTGGATTTATGTTGAATGCAAATGAATGAACTTATTTTTACCTATTTGTTTTTCACATGTAcaagttataataattttaacagAATCAGGGTCGATCTAGAAAACAGGTATGATGGTagtaaatttcattttttataaaaaacaaaaaaaaaagcaaaaaaaaaaattaacaacttgcggcggtttaaaccgccgctaaaGATTATATCAATTCTCCCACAAAGTATATCAAGGCGGTTCGAACCGCCGCCACAAGTTGCTAAAATCCGGTTTTTGTTAGCTCTCTGCGGCGGTTGGAACCGCCGCAAAACGCGAGATGCTATTAGCGGCGGCTATTCCAGCGGTTGGTACAAACCGCCGCAGAACGCCTGGCGACACTAGTAACTGCGACGGTTGTCAAACCGCCGCGATAAGCGTTCTGCGGCGGTTCAAACCGCCGCAAAACGTCCTtacaaccgccgcaaaatgcccTTTTTTTTGTAGTGCCGGCAACCAGAGATttatcactatgtgaaaatcgttacaacacatagacttctctcactctcaccaaTGTCCcagtacaaccacactctcacaaagcaaatattTAAACTAAGTTAGATATAAGCTTCAAGTGCTACTGATTGGTacatctaaaaacaaagaacctaggtccaatatatagccttggtctccCCCTTGCTTCACTACACCAagcgatgtgagacttctccaatagctaatttttaacctccttctttattttagaaacttggcaatgtgggacttgacaatTAACCCGAACAATCCAAAACTCTACAAGAGACCGTGTCCGAAGCATGAGGATTAAGAGTTTCTTTACTGGCTGCAACGTCATCGTTGTCTTGTCCTTTGATATGATTCTTGTTTATAACATTGATCTCAACTACAAAACAATCATTTCTCAATGTCGTCTTTTTAGTCCACAAATCCTCCAAACACCAGGTATTCATTATTATGATGAGAAGTGTCTTTAAGAGTACTCGCCATTTTCATCAAACTTATCCCGAAAGAACCAGGAAACTTAGTGATGATACTGGGAAGTTGCATAAATAATCAAATCCCAACAAATAATCTATTCTTTACTTCACCCTTATAAACTAAAATCATGAAGCGCTTAACAAAAAAACTTAGGTGTCATTCCTTGTTCACCATCTACCCTTTCTAGATTCTTAGACAAAAATGTAAGTGGCTTGTCAAGTGATACTTGAAATCAACTCGCCAAACTAATCTAAACCATATTATAGTTTCTGATTTTAGTAACTAACATTAAATTTCTGAATGCAACAATTATGATACTTGAGAGTGAACATGAATGTGAACATGCATTTTTCAAACAAAAATGTAATTGAAAAGGAACATTCAAAACTTATGGTGCATTCATCTTTGCCACTGTTATGGAATTCATGCCATGTTactatatattttctttaatttctctttagagtcaaaattattttatatatatgttgGGTTTTATGAGTTCTTGAGTTTCTTTGATGGGGTTTTCATATTTCTGCCATTTCTTACTCTTTGCCAATGTTATGAATCTGATGCTATGTTGGTATGTCTTCCCTTTCCTATTTGGGGTCAAATTTAATTTCTAGGTTGGGTTTTATGCgttattgagttttttttttttatcaagttttCTATTTCTACCACTGCTTGCTATTTGCCACTATTATGGATTTCATGCTCTATGTCTTTTGTTTTATCTTTATGGTCAAATTTATTTTCTATGTTGAGTTTTATGAGTGATTGGGTTACTTAATTAGTTGGGGTTTTCTTATTTTGGTTTTGATAATATTGAAGAGTGGTGGAGGCAAATTTGCAAATAATGAGGGTTGGTTTGTTGAGGCAAGCTTTCCTGATATTCCTTAACATAAACAATTTTGAACTTCCTTACACAACACCATAAACCCAAGTGAATCCGATCACTGGCCTAAGTCAAAGAACCCCACCATTAGGtgagttagttttttttttttttctcaagtgCATTTTATCTTGGAAAACAACCCTTATATTATATGGATCACTGACATCTTATGTATTTATAACAATAGTGCTTGTCAAAATTATTTGGTCCAGATTGTATAAACTATCTTATGTTGAGGTGGCCATGACATCTATCATATCTTTAAGAAGACAAGTAAGGAAGATGTTGCATTGTAATTAAATAAgtcttttttataaaaatttatttcactgtttatttaataaaaatacacaTTACTTGCTTTAACTAGTGTTATAAATTGAATGCAAGAAGGAGTCGTTGTTTAACTCCAAGTCTCCAACATTCCATTCACAGACAGAACTCGAAGTGTATTAATATTATGGTGCTTGGGGCCAAAATGAGAAGTGGAAATATGTGAGATCATAATTATtatcaatttcatttttgtaAGATTCTAATTTTAACTATGATGCCCTTATTTGTTTATTTCCTTTTGATTTTGATGGTTACCATCAACAAAATTAGGGCTCTCTATCGGTATGTTCCGATTGGACTCGAACTAAAATAGTCGATTCTATCGGGTGAAAAATATCAAAACACTAGACCCGCCACCGACCGATTAGTGGCTACGGGTTGTTCGGTTCGATTTGCACGGGTCACGGTTTTGTCGGGTGGACTCATACGGGTtgttatccaaaaaaaaaaagatgcacTACGAAGTTGGCTCCGCCTTGACCGTGCATGCCGGTGACATAGAATGAAACTCTACTTGGATAGATCTCACTCATCTGAATGAAGGAATCTGTAGACAAAACCTCACTAGCCTTCAAGGACTCATTCAGATTTATGATTGTTAAAGAGCAGAGAAAAGTTTGAGGGAGGAGACAAGTCACGTAACAAATTTAGTAGTGGGGTAATGTGAAGTTGTGAACCATTTAGATGGGTTTGAGGGTTGAGATGTCAATCGGTCAGTTTCGGTCGGACTCGGATCAAATTAGTTGGTGTTGTCATGTGAAAAACATCAAAACACAAGCTTGCCACTGACCGAATAGTGACCACAGGTTGTTCGGAATCGGTTTCTCGGATGACGGTTTTGTCTGGTGAATCGAATTTCGGTCGGTAATGATTTCTTGGACGACCTTAAGCAAAAGTACCATCCCACCCTAAACTAGGATAATCGTCACACTTTTGTACTTCTGCAATGTCCCTTAAGCGTTTTCAGGACCCCAAAACAAGTACGTTTCTATGTGCAATTTAGCAAACCACTTCAGTAGAACCCAAGTCATGCTTACCATGTGTTCGATGAAATGTTTAATACAAAGCCTGATCAACAAAACATATTGCAATGCTGATCCTAATGTTTCCCTTCAAATGTTTGGCGCATTGCTCCGCAGAGACCACATGTCCTGGGCCTCAGTCTTGCCCGCCTGAGACGCAAACATCCCACACTGAGCCCTCTCCATTCCACCCTGGCATCTTCGTTCTCCGCCCTCAACAAGGCTTGCGCTAACTTAGATTCTCTTCACGTGAACCAAGGGAAACAAGTACATACCTGGTTCTTGCTGTGAATATGAAACTTCCCTTTGAACTTTGTGGGTGCCAACGCACTGCTCTTGGGGGGTGCTGGAGGCAAGGAATGGAGGGCAAGGGTGGTTATGGAGCTAAGAGATGAATGAGgggatgaagaaaaagattaCATGACTAttaaatctatctatatatatatgtaaaggagacttgagttttttgcactcctttacattaaatgcattaaatagtaaagcatttcttttgtattaatacctttaatagtaaaattaaaactaaataaaatttcTTAAGTCATAAtatattcaactacctactaatTTGTAAAAGTCACTTTGAACATTTGTATGAAATACAAGTCGCTTTAA is a window of Lotus japonicus ecotype B-129 chromosome 5, LjGifu_v1.2 DNA encoding:
- the LOC130720634 gene encoding uncharacterized protein LOC130720634, giving the protein MESLGKKWRDNRSRMFVECYDDKQTWETNLQERPEGVPLDQWVSYLHYKLSDKGKSYSEKNTANRRKQKIPHTLGSKSIARKQYELESQTDRPYSRLEMYTIAHKKKDGSFVNEEARQQIEQLEMEVDNNASEEDAFITVIGKEHHGYVRGMGFGVCPSKVFKGYGSTSTNGSSAQVNKLQLELETERARVDTLVQEVERFKGLEEKLAFVMQQLAGQGFNRVTDSGSPNEPRPSSSASHNPGNNGPSS